One Aegilops tauschii subsp. strangulata cultivar AL8/78 chromosome 7, Aet v6.0, whole genome shotgun sequence genomic window carries:
- the LOC109737492 gene encoding UDP-glucuronate 4-epimerase 6 yields the protein MPHPSSSSFSSASVDAAAKGVKLERYASGGGALLMRRAGSSKIVAASSHLLFRAAVLATLALVCLFAVHYPSLLSRSFRLSAAASSSSPPRQTSRHRNLLGSSSAYAGAAWEREVRRSATPRRDGGMSVLVTGAAGFVGAHCALALRARGDGVLGLDNFNAYYEPALKRARQRLLASRGVVVLGADINDAALLERLFAAVPFTHVLHLAAQAGVRYAMRAPQTYVASNVAGLVSIFEAAARHADPQPAIVWASSSSVYGLNTDAPFSEDHRTDRPASLYAATKKAGEAIAHAYNHIYGLSITGLRFFTVYGPWGRPDMAYFSFARSIVAGEPITLFRAADGTDVRRDFTYIDDVVKGCLGALDTAGKSTGSKSGKKRGPAPLRVYNLGNTSPVAVTRMVAILEKLLGKKANKRVVTMPSNGDVPFTHANVSHAARDFGYHPTTSLDAGLRKFVEWFLQYYKIDPAKLAKGSRVGTKTTKKKSMGAKSAAS from the coding sequence ATGCCGCacccgtcgtcgtcgtcgttttCCTCGGCCAGTGTGGACGCGGCCGCCAAGGGCGTCAAGCTCGAGCGGTacgcgagcggcggcggcgcgctgcTGATGCGGCGCGCGGGGAGCTCCAAGATCGTGGCGGCCTCCTCGCACCTCCTCttccgcgccgccgtcctcgccacgCTCGCGCTCGTCTGCCTCTTCGCCGTGCACTACCCTTCCCTCCTCTCCCGCTCCTTCCggctctccgccgccgcctcctcttcttccccgccgcggCAGACGTCGCGGCACCGGAACCTGCTCGGGTCGTCGTCGGCGTACGCGGGCGCCGCGTGGGAGCGGGAGGTGCGGCGGAGCGCCACGCCGCGCCGGGACGGGGGCATGTCGGTGCTAGTCACGGGCGCCGCGGGGTTCGTGGGCGCGCACTGCGCGCTGGCGCTCAGGGCCCGCGGCGACGGCGTGCTCGGCCTCGACAACTTCAATGCGTACTACGAGCCTGCCCTGAAGCGCGCGCGGCAGCGGCTGCTCGCGTCGCGCGGGGTGGTGGTACTCGGCGCCGACATCAACGACGCGGCCCTGCTCGAGCGGCTCTTCGCCGCCGTGCCCTTCACGCACGTGCTGCACCTCGCCGCGCAGGCCGGCGTGCGGTACGCGATGCGGGCGCCGCAGACGTACGTGGCCTCCAACGTCGCTGGCCTCGTCAGCATCTTCGAGGCCGCCGCCAGGCACGCCGACCCGCAGCCGGCGATCGTGTGGGCGTCGTCGTCGTCGGTGTACGGGCTCAACACCGACGCGCCATTCTCCGAGGACCACCGCACGGACCGGCCGGCGTCGCTGTACGCGGCCACCAAGAAAGCCGGCGAGGCCATCGCGCACGCGTACAACCACATCTACGGTCTCTCCATCACCGGCCTCCGGTTCTTCACGGTGTACGGTCCGTGGGGACGCCCCGACATGGCCTACTTCTCCTTCGCCCGCAGCATCGTCGCCGGCGAGCCCATCACGCTCTTCCGCGCCGCCGACGGCACCGACGTGCGCCGCGACTTCACCTACATCGACGACGTCGTGAAGGGCTGCCTCGGCGCGCTCGACACGGCCGGCAAGAGCACGGGCTCCAAGTCCGGCAAGAAGCGCGGGCCGGCGCCCCTCCGCGTCTACAACCTCGGCAACACCTCGCCGGTGGCCGTCACCCGCATGGTCGCCATCCTCGAGAAGCTCCTCGGCAAGAAAGCGAACAAGCGCGTCGTCACCATGCCGAGCAACGGCGACGTGCCGTTCACGCACGCCAACGTCAGCCACGCCGCGCGCGACTTCGGGTACCACCCCACCACCTCCCTTGACGCTGGCCTGCGGAAGTTCGTCGAATGGTTCCTCCAGTACTACAAGATCGACCCCGCGAAGCTCGCCAAGGGCAGCAGAGTCGGTACCAAGACTACCAAGAAGAAATCCATGGGCGCCAAGTCCGCGGCATCGTGA